In Chryseobacterium gleum, a single genomic region encodes these proteins:
- a CDS encoding tetratricopeptide repeat protein, with translation MRHIFLAVLLVIIVSCQSHSKKETEKAFDVSLLKQNEKFRLAGDYDSLIDLNKRYYRQADKMNYGDGKALCYINLAELNISLENFPKSQILFDNAKKILDASDDNIHKARFYNVYGRFNVELRRLDKAFQYNDEAMSFIRKSDPSPLKNDLLFSIYLRQAIYLVQKKDYNKALEYFHRAKKLDDTGLADCAISDYVYMHKNNDSAYKYITLAYNKANMRGKADGIALYANTIMGEYFLKNKQYDKAEEAFGKALEINEKTKRIYAYYGKYIYNDLRVLYEKTGDKEKAYFYLKKYTDAFYKTNTSLLAAINQDMASFITEAQQDADRHQNKVYWIFFLSFAGLCLLGLYAWRIIIALGKRKKILAMEAENLKVRMNDNKQEEIIELGKKNDPEFLDRFKKAYPEFINQLLIINPGLENSELVFCAMLKLHFTSKEIASYTLVQHRSVQQKKYRIRKKLNIPKETDIYHFFDTLA, from the coding sequence ATGAGACATATTTTTCTTGCCGTTTTACTTGTTATTATCGTTTCGTGCCAATCTCATTCAAAAAAAGAGACTGAAAAAGCTTTTGACGTGTCTTTACTGAAACAGAATGAAAAATTCCGGCTTGCCGGAGACTATGATTCTTTGATTGATCTTAATAAAAGATATTACAGACAGGCCGATAAGATGAATTATGGAGACGGCAAGGCTCTATGCTATATCAATCTGGCAGAACTTAATATCTCACTGGAGAACTTTCCGAAGTCCCAGATTCTTTTTGATAATGCAAAGAAAATTCTGGATGCTTCTGATGACAACATTCATAAAGCCAGGTTTTATAATGTTTACGGTCGTTTCAATGTAGAGCTCAGGAGGCTTGATAAGGCTTTTCAGTATAATGATGAAGCGATGAGTTTTATCCGGAAAAGCGATCCGTCACCGCTCAAAAATGATCTTCTTTTCAGTATTTACTTAAGACAGGCAATCTATCTCGTTCAAAAAAAGGATTATAATAAAGCACTCGAATATTTCCATAGGGCAAAAAAGCTTGATGATACAGGTTTGGCAGACTGTGCTATAAGTGATTATGTCTATATGCATAAAAATAATGACTCTGCCTATAAATATATAACGCTTGCCTACAACAAAGCCAATATGAGAGGCAAGGCAGATGGCATTGCACTCTATGCAAATACCATAATGGGAGAATATTTTCTCAAAAACAAACAATATGATAAGGCAGAGGAAGCTTTTGGTAAAGCTTTGGAAATCAATGAAAAGACAAAACGTATCTACGCCTATTATGGAAAATATATCTATAATGATCTGAGGGTATTGTATGAAAAAACCGGAGATAAGGAGAAGGCCTACTTTTATCTGAAGAAGTACACGGATGCTTTTTACAAAACCAATACATCTTTGCTGGCTGCTATCAACCAGGATATGGCATCCTTTATTACAGAAGCCCAACAAGATGCTGACCGCCATCAGAATAAGGTATATTGGATTTTTTTCCTCTCGTTTGCTGGTCTTTGTTTGTTGGGACTATATGCCTGGAGGATTATTATTGCGTTAGGAAAACGGAAAAAAATTCTCGCTATGGAAGCTGAAAACCTCAAAGTAAGAATGAATGACAATAAGCAGGAGGAAATTATAGAGCTTGGTAAAAAAAATGATCCTGAATTTCTGGATCGTTTTAAAAAAGCCTATCCTGAATTTATAAATCAGCTTTTAATCATTAATCCGGGGCTTGAAAATTCTGAACTTGTTTTTTGTGCCATGCTGAAACTTCATTTTACATCTAAGGAAATTGCAAGTTATACTTTGGTTCAGCATAGAAGTGTTCAGCAGAAAAAATACAGAATCAGAAAAAAACTGAACATTCCCAAAGAAACAGATATTTATCATTTCTTTGACACCCTGGCATAA
- a CDS encoding reprolysin-like metallopeptidase, with translation MKKRILFVCALASCFTVFNAQRWESVSQKSSQIREGVEVQYSYRVDLKSLREMLKNAEETGKNAKPVIISLPTVEGKIEKFAVYSNPVMDRSLVEKYQLGSYVGVGLDDPSKYLRFSTSPIDMQSMIIKDGVFQFIEPITADKQTYGVFYKTKNDGEHGFKCDTEEHDFKNINKLVENGKKMLSGVGITSRPTNTKYRDFRMALSVTGEYSQYQLTAAGTPANATDDVKKGVVLAAMNNTMTRINGVFERDFGAHLTVQNFPQIIYLDPATDPYTGNLNLQLQQTLTSAVGNANYDIGHVLNQNAERSGNAGGIGIVCVDPATNTEIKKGSAYTQGPVPVGEVFDFTAAHEMGHQLGANHTFSNTSVTDANQGANVEPGGGTTIMGYAGITYDNVQANADGYFHYKSIDQVLTNLENKLNCGVSQNIINNTAPAINPLVAYSIPKGTAYYLEASATDAENDSVNYTWEQNDSTDEFSTISGDSGWGYNPKGALTRSVPGTPNGRRYFPNFASVMNGSLTDKQRWETVSYIPRTLNYAVTVRDLNAQRPMVSSSTTTVTVGNDGPFKFNGLTPSSVLYNNAVNTIYWDVANTNAAPYNTASVKIDYTTDNGTTWTNLAAATPNTGSYSAQMPGNVSGTVKLRISAVGNIFYAVSPAVTVGSAPTSSTASPTGIAAIDTEIFKTSARISWNSVPGATYSVNYRKAGTVNWSNVLSQANSAVLNNLEDETSYEVQVAAVVNSVPGAFSNNYTFKTKGLKTGVDYCILNSGSPYLGSILKVAVANIDYTDATARSYKDLSEDATKIVNLTQGNTYTISPRIGNLLQSGMQVNLSVWIDYNRNGIFEASEKVAQTSGASPTGNVGMGNLNFTVPTTTYSGDKLLRMRIVGKFFNTAPNDVCGELESQAGGIMDLPVKITASTLAVRETADTKSSEVSIYPNPADTFIEVKNFKGKGDYKIYSADGRLVQEGKTDGQRINVASLVKGIYVITIKDDKNTYNTKLIKK, from the coding sequence ATGAAAAAAAGAATTTTATTCGTTTGCGCATTAGCGTCTTGTTTTACGGTTTTCAATGCCCAGAGATGGGAATCTGTTTCTCAAAAAAGTTCGCAGATAAGAGAAGGAGTAGAAGTACAGTATTCTTACAGGGTAGATCTGAAATCTCTTAGAGAAATGCTTAAAAATGCAGAAGAAACAGGAAAAAATGCAAAGCCTGTTATTATTTCTTTACCAACTGTAGAAGGGAAGATTGAAAAATTTGCAGTGTATAGCAATCCTGTGATGGACAGATCTCTGGTAGAAAAATATCAGTTGGGATCTTATGTGGGAGTTGGACTAGATGATCCTTCCAAGTATTTAAGGTTCAGTACTTCTCCAATTGATATGCAGTCTATGATTATAAAGGATGGTGTGTTTCAGTTTATAGAACCCATTACTGCAGATAAGCAGACTTACGGAGTATTCTATAAAACAAAGAACGATGGAGAACATGGCTTCAAATGTGACACAGAAGAGCATGATTTTAAGAATATTAATAAGTTGGTGGAGAATGGAAAAAAAATGCTTTCCGGAGTTGGAATTACCAGCAGACCTACTAACACAAAATACAGAGATTTCAGAATGGCATTGTCCGTTACAGGAGAATACAGCCAGTATCAATTAACAGCTGCAGGAACTCCGGCCAATGCAACAGATGATGTAAAAAAAGGAGTGGTTCTGGCTGCTATGAATAATACAATGACCCGTATAAATGGTGTTTTTGAGCGTGATTTTGGAGCTCATTTAACAGTACAGAATTTTCCGCAGATTATTTATCTGGATCCGGCAACAGATCCTTATACAGGTAATTTAAATCTTCAATTACAGCAAACACTTACTTCAGCAGTAGGAAATGCCAATTATGATATCGGCCATGTTCTTAATCAGAATGCGGAGAGAAGCGGAAACGCAGGAGGAATCGGCATTGTCTGCGTAGATCCGGCAACTAATACTGAAATAAAAAAAGGTTCTGCCTATACACAAGGACCTGTGCCCGTAGGTGAGGTTTTTGATTTTACTGCAGCACATGAAATGGGACATCAGCTGGGAGCAAACCATACGTTTTCAAATACTTCAGTCACAGATGCCAATCAGGGAGCCAACGTTGAGCCTGGCGGCGGAACAACAATTATGGGATATGCCGGAATTACCTATGATAATGTTCAGGCTAATGCAGATGGATATTTCCATTATAAATCAATTGATCAGGTGTTAACCAATTTAGAAAATAAACTTAATTGCGGAGTTTCTCAAAATATTATCAATAACACTGCTCCGGCTATTAATCCTCTGGTTGCTTATAGCATTCCTAAAGGAACGGCTTATTATCTTGAAGCTTCAGCAACGGATGCCGAAAATGATTCTGTAAATTACACCTGGGAACAGAATGACAGTACAGATGAATTTTCTACAATTTCCGGCGATAGCGGATGGGGATACAATCCGAAAGGTGCTTTAACAAGATCCGTTCCCGGAACACCCAACGGAAGGAGGTATTTTCCAAACTTCGCAAGTGTGATGAATGGAAGCCTGACAGATAAGCAAAGATGGGAAACGGTATCCTATATCCCACGAACATTGAACTATGCTGTAACAGTAAGAGATCTTAACGCTCAGCGCCCGATGGTTTCCAGCTCAACAACTACCGTAACTGTAGGAAATGACGGACCATTCAAATTCAATGGACTTACTCCATCTTCAGTACTGTATAATAACGCGGTAAATACAATCTACTGGGATGTTGCCAATACAAATGCTGCCCCTTATAATACAGCGAGTGTGAAAATAGATTATACTACAGATAACGGTACAACCTGGACGAATCTTGCAGCTGCAACTCCAAATACCGGAAGCTATAGTGCACAAATGCCAGGAAATGTAAGCGGAACAGTAAAGTTAAGAATATCAGCTGTAGGGAATATTTTTTATGCCGTGTCTCCTGCCGTTACGGTAGGGAGTGCGCCTACATCTTCTACAGCGTCTCCTACAGGAATTGCCGCTATAGATACTGAGATTTTCAAAACGTCCGCAAGAATATCCTGGAACAGTGTTCCGGGAGCTACTTACTCTGTTAATTACAGAAAAGCAGGAACAGTAAACTGGTCTAATGTTCTTAGCCAGGCTAATTCTGCTGTTCTGAATAATTTAGAAGATGAAACCAGTTATGAAGTTCAGGTGGCGGCTGTAGTCAATTCCGTTCCCGGGGCTTTCTCTAATAATTATACCTTTAAAACAAAAGGATTAAAAACAGGTGTGGATTACTGTATATTAAACTCAGGATCACCTTACTTGGGTTCAATTTTGAAAGTAGCAGTTGCCAATATAGATTATACAGATGCTACAGCAAGATCATATAAAGATTTAAGTGAGGATGCAACCAAGATTGTTAATTTGACACAAGGTAATACCTATACAATCTCGCCAAGAATAGGAAATTTATTACAGAGCGGTATGCAGGTAAATTTATCGGTATGGATTGATTATAACAGAAATGGAATTTTCGAAGCATCAGAAAAAGTTGCCCAGACATCCGGCGCATCTCCTACAGGAAATGTTGGAATGGGTAACCTTAACTTTACAGTTCCAACAACTACTTATTCCGGAGATAAATTGTTAAGAATGAGAATCGTAGGCAAGTTCTTCAATACGGCTCCGAATGATGTGTGCGGCGAACTGGAAAGCCAGGCAGGAGGCATTATGGATCTTCCTGTGAAGATTACTGCCAGTACACTAGCCGTGAGAGAAACAGCAGATACAAAATCATCCGAAGTATCAATTTATCCTAACCCTGCAGATACCTTTATTGAAGTGAAAAACTTTAAAGGTAAGGGTGATTACAAAATTTACAGTGCAGACGGAAGACTTGTTCAGGAAGGAAAAACAGACGGACAAAGAATCAATGTTGCTTCTTTGGTAAAAGGTATATATGTGATCACTATAAAAGATGACAAGAACACTTATAATACAAAGTTGATCAAGAAATAA
- a CDS encoding FAD-dependent oxidoreductase, whose translation MLIDNKSIAIVGGGPAGLTLARLLQLKGADVKVYERDFNKNARVQGSPLDMHEDSGLAAIRKAGLLDEFKKTFRPGADRALIVNEKAEIFFSDHETKPEEDFGYEHFRPEIDRGPLRNMLLDSLQPETVVWDSHFISMERQNEGWLLHFKNGTSAYADLVIAGDGANSKIRPYLTDIKPVYSGVIMLEGNVSKENAPNIDAMVKGGKIMAFGNSQNILLGQKGNGDIGFYASFKADENWPAASGLNFSDHTQMLKWFKTEYSEWSPVWEELFENAVTPFIPCLIYYMPFDQTWEAQSNLTLIGDAAHVMPPFAGEGANMAMLDALELSEHLTDNHYNTLREAISSYEEKMRERAAIATRESLENGERMHSDTSLTTMLDFFNGH comes from the coding sequence ATGCTGATAGACAATAAATCAATAGCAATCGTTGGTGGCGGTCCTGCCGGACTTACACTGGCAAGACTTTTACAGCTGAAAGGAGCCGATGTAAAAGTATATGAAAGAGACTTCAATAAAAATGCCCGTGTCCAGGGTTCTCCACTTGACATGCACGAAGATTCGGGTTTGGCAGCCATCCGTAAAGCAGGATTACTGGATGAGTTTAAGAAAACCTTCCGTCCCGGAGCTGACAGAGCACTGATTGTGAATGAAAAAGCAGAAATATTTTTTAGTGATCACGAAACAAAGCCTGAAGAAGATTTTGGGTATGAACATTTTCGTCCGGAAATAGACCGCGGCCCATTAAGAAATATGCTGCTGGATTCTCTCCAGCCAGAAACGGTAGTCTGGGATAGTCATTTTATCTCTATGGAGCGTCAAAATGAAGGCTGGCTGCTGCATTTCAAAAACGGAACTTCTGCGTATGCCGATCTTGTTATTGCCGGAGACGGAGCCAATTCCAAAATACGGCCTTATCTTACTGATATTAAACCCGTTTATTCCGGAGTGATCATGCTGGAAGGAAATGTTTCAAAGGAAAATGCTCCTAATATTGATGCAATGGTGAAAGGAGGAAAAATAATGGCTTTCGGAAACAGTCAAAATATTTTACTTGGTCAGAAAGGTAACGGAGATATTGGGTTTTATGCCAGTTTTAAAGCTGATGAAAACTGGCCTGCCGCAAGTGGGCTCAACTTTTCTGATCATACCCAGATGCTGAAATGGTTTAAAACAGAATATTCTGAATGGAGCCCTGTGTGGGAAGAATTGTTTGAAAACGCTGTAACCCCTTTTATTCCGTGCCTGATCTATTATATGCCCTTTGATCAGACCTGGGAAGCCCAATCTAACCTGACCTTAATTGGTGATGCTGCTCATGTAATGCCTCCATTCGCAGGAGAAGGAGCTAATATGGCTATGCTGGATGCTTTGGAGTTGAGTGAGCATTTAACAGATAACCATTATAATACGTTACGTGAAGCTATTTCCAGCTATGAAGAGAAGATGCGTGAAAGAGCTGCCATTGCCACCCGGGAATCCCTGGAAAATGGGGAAAGGATGCATTCTGATACTTCATTAACAACCATGCTTGACTTTTTTAATGGTCATTGA
- a CDS encoding helix-turn-helix domain-containing protein, producing MENDFTYNFIEPDQEIADFVENLGTFQNLSDEAKEVVIIPDGRVDLFFSQSASEPFHVTLLGLETYPEQRYITPHTIAFVVSFKPLAVEYILNTSIANLLNLGKELAPDFWNFSADDLKDFNNCCMKATQKIRQLLPAKADERKLKLFELVYASKGEMSVQELSEKTGWSSRQINRYFTKQLGLSLKAYSTILRFRASLEHIAQGRLFPELNYADQNHFIKEVKKFSGVAPKELSQNKNDRFVLLSVLKGK from the coding sequence ATGGAAAATGACTTCACTTACAATTTCATCGAACCTGACCAAGAAATCGCAGATTTTGTGGAAAATCTGGGAACATTTCAGAATCTTTCGGATGAAGCTAAAGAAGTGGTTATTATTCCTGACGGAAGAGTTGATCTTTTTTTTTCCCAATCAGCTTCAGAGCCTTTTCATGTTACCCTTCTCGGTTTAGAAACTTATCCTGAACAAAGGTATATTACCCCTCATACAATTGCTTTTGTTGTAAGTTTTAAGCCTCTTGCTGTTGAATATATTCTGAATACCTCCATTGCCAATTTACTGAACCTCGGAAAAGAACTTGCCCCTGATTTCTGGAATTTCAGTGCAGACGATTTAAAAGATTTCAACAACTGCTGTATGAAAGCTACCCAAAAGATAAGGCAACTGCTTCCTGCAAAAGCAGATGAAAGGAAATTAAAGCTTTTCGAACTGGTTTATGCCTCAAAAGGTGAAATGAGTGTGCAGGAACTTTCCGAAAAAACAGGCTGGAGCAGCAGGCAGATCAACCGTTATTTTACCAAACAGCTTGGTTTGTCGTTAAAGGCCTACTCTACTATTTTACGTTTCAGAGCTTCACTGGAACACATCGCACAGGGAAGATTATTTCCGGAACTCAACTATGCCGATCAGAATCACTTCATCAAAGAAGTAAAGAAATTTTCCGGAGTTGCTCCCAAAGAATTATCCCAAAATAAAAACGACCGATTTGTACTATTATCAGTATTGAAAGGAAAATAA
- a CDS encoding Crp/Fnr family transcriptional regulator → MDKTSLNIYFHSLFTIRKEVVKKITEKFSRFELKANTVLLDKNVISTKTYFLEKGYVRSYILNEDNEEITTNIYTAPCFVNDFLSFFRQQPTKEIYQTVTDCVFWETGLENVQHNFHNIPEFREFSRLLFVLNYYNIHDRLIEMASQKASTRYASLMKKDPEIFRYVPLKVIASYLGIKDSSLSRIRRDIYKI, encoded by the coding sequence ATGGACAAAACATCACTTAACATCTATTTTCATTCCTTATTTACAATCAGAAAAGAAGTGGTTAAAAAAATCACAGAAAAATTCAGCCGTTTTGAGTTAAAGGCAAACACTGTTTTGCTGGATAAAAATGTGATCAGCACCAAAACCTATTTTCTCGAAAAAGGATATGTCCGCTCCTATATTCTGAACGAAGATAATGAGGAAATCACAACAAATATTTATACGGCACCCTGTTTTGTTAATGATTTTCTGTCTTTTTTCAGGCAACAGCCAACCAAAGAGATATATCAGACCGTAACGGATTGTGTTTTCTGGGAAACGGGATTGGAGAATGTACAGCATAATTTTCATAATATTCCAGAATTCAGGGAGTTCAGCAGGCTTCTTTTTGTTCTTAATTATTATAATATTCATGACAGGCTGATTGAAATGGCCAGTCAGAAGGCTTCCACAAGATATGCCAGCCTGATGAAGAAAGATCCTGAAATCTTCCGGTATGTTCCTCTAAAAGTAATAGCTTCTTATCTGGGAATTAAAGACAGTTCGCTGAGCAGGATCAGAAGGGATATTTACAAAATATAA
- a CDS encoding ketopantoate reductase family protein yields MNKKHIVVVGLGGVGGYFGFKINQANETSRKYNISFVARGETYEKVKENGLTLLSPEHSHPQTHPDTILQHISDIKNPDLVLICVKEYDLENVCRQLLPVINENTILLPMMNGADIYDRIRKIIPEHTILPTCIYVASHIKERGIVEHKGKAGKMIIGRDPEHFSAPAEWITELLKESKIDFDFKDNSQTDIWTKFIFIASFGLVTAKHNSSIGSVCTDEPQKKEATEIMKEIKQIADKKGIYLQEDIIDKTFEKASTFPFETPTSLQLDINSGKKENELELFAGAVLKYGVEVGSETPFTQRIYTEIKAK; encoded by the coding sequence ATGAATAAAAAACATATTGTCGTTGTAGGATTAGGTGGTGTAGGTGGATATTTTGGTTTTAAAATCAATCAGGCCAATGAAACTTCCCGAAAGTATAATATTTCCTTTGTTGCCCGCGGAGAAACGTATGAGAAGGTAAAAGAAAACGGATTGACTCTGTTATCTCCGGAGCATTCTCATCCACAGACTCATCCTGATACTATATTACAGCACATCAGTGATATTAAAAACCCTGACCTGGTATTGATCTGTGTAAAGGAATATGACCTTGAAAATGTATGCCGGCAGTTGCTTCCGGTCATTAATGAAAATACCATATTGCTTCCTATGATGAACGGGGCGGATATTTATGACAGGATACGAAAAATAATCCCTGAACATACTATTCTTCCAACCTGTATCTATGTGGCTTCCCATATTAAAGAAAGAGGAATTGTAGAACATAAGGGAAAAGCAGGGAAAATGATTATCGGAAGAGATCCTGAGCATTTTTCTGCTCCTGCAGAATGGATTACAGAACTCCTGAAAGAAAGTAAAATTGATTTTGATTTTAAAGACAATTCACAAACGGATATCTGGACAAAATTCATATTCATTGCCAGCTTCGGACTGGTAACTGCTAAACATAATTCTTCCATAGGAAGTGTCTGTACTGATGAACCGCAGAAAAAGGAAGCTACAGAAATTATGAAAGAAATTAAACAGATTGCCGATAAAAAAGGAATTTATCTTCAGGAAGATATCATTGATAAGACATTCGAAAAAGCTTCAACATTTCCTTTTGAAACTCCAACTTCCTTACAGCTTGATATCAATTCAGGAAAGAAAGAAAACGAACTGGAACTGTTTGCTGGAGCTGTATTGAAATATGGTGTTGAGGTCGGATCAGAAACTCCTTTTACTCAAAGAATTTATACTGAGATTAAAGCCAAATAA
- a CDS encoding alpha/beta fold hydrolase encodes MKPILFFLALLPALLSAQTDIPTIKKEYTRLLETSSYGNNSKAGKYYDVNGIKMYCETYGQGQPLLLIHGNGGSIVDFSKQIPYFSKKYKVIVADSRAHGKSQDKGEALTYEMMSDDYAELLQKMKIDSAFVIGWSDGAINGLLLSMRHPEKVKKLIITGANLRPDSTAVQADVFKRVSNNYSKFKELFAQKKDKTDLDYTVLKYKRLLSEQPNIDPKALHSIKVPVLVVGGDYDVIKPEHTLEIFRNIPKANLWILPNSGHSTLVVYTDEFNAKADTFFKTKFRTITDRDREF; translated from the coding sequence ATGAAACCGATATTATTTTTTCTTGCCTTACTGCCGGCTTTATTATCTGCTCAGACGGATATTCCAACGATCAAAAAAGAATACACCCGGCTTTTAGAAACTTCCTCATATGGAAACAATTCAAAAGCCGGTAAATATTATGATGTCAATGGAATCAAAATGTATTGTGAAACGTATGGCCAGGGACAGCCTTTGCTCCTCATCCACGGAAACGGAGGATCTATTGTAGATTTTTCTAAACAGATTCCTTATTTTTCAAAAAAATATAAAGTGATTGTCGCTGACAGCAGAGCGCATGGAAAGTCTCAGGATAAAGGAGAGGCGCTTACCTATGAAATGATGTCGGATGATTATGCTGAGCTGCTTCAGAAAATGAAAATTGATTCAGCATTTGTTATAGGCTGGAGCGATGGAGCGATTAACGGGCTGTTACTAAGCATGAGGCATCCGGAAAAGGTAAAAAAACTCATCATTACAGGAGCAAATTTAAGACCGGATTCTACTGCAGTACAAGCAGATGTATTCAAAAGAGTAAGCAATAATTATTCAAAATTTAAAGAGCTGTTTGCCCAGAAGAAAGATAAAACGGATCTGGATTATACGGTTCTAAAATATAAAAGATTACTAAGTGAGCAGCCTAATATAGATCCTAAGGCACTCCACAGCATTAAGGTTCCTGTCCTTGTTGTCGGGGGAGATTATGATGTCATCAAACCTGAGCATACCCTGGAAATTTTCCGGAATATCCCTAAAGCCAATTTATGGATATTACCCAACTCCGGGCACAGTACTTTGGTGGTATACACTGATGAATTTAATGCCAAAGCAGATACTTTCTTTAAAACAAAATTCAGAACCATTACAGACCGCGACCGGGAGTTCTGA
- a CDS encoding 4Fe-4S dicluster domain-containing protein has product MAIKITDACINCGACEPECPNSAIYEGAIDWRWKDKTKLSGHIKFPDGTEADADAYNEAVSDEVYYIVSGKCTECKGFHEEPQCKAVCPVDCCVDDPDHRESEEVLLERQKFMHSA; this is encoded by the coding sequence ATGGCTATAAAAATAACAGATGCCTGCATCAACTGTGGAGCCTGCGAACCTGAATGCCCCAATTCAGCCATTTATGAAGGAGCCATTGACTGGCGCTGGAAAGATAAGACAAAGCTTTCAGGACATATCAAATTCCCGGATGGTACGGAAGCTGATGCTGATGCATATAATGAAGCAGTTTCTGATGAAGTCTATTATATCGTTTCCGGAAAATGTACTGAATGTAAAGGCTTTCATGAAGAGCCACAATGCAAGGCGGTATGCCCTGTAGACTGCTGTGTGGATGATCCTGATCATCGTGAAAGTGAAGAGGTACTGCTGGAGCGGCAGAAATTCATGCACAGTGCCTGA